The following are encoded in a window of Amycolatopsis solani genomic DNA:
- a CDS encoding PEP/pyruvate-binding domain-containing protein: protein MSLTDVVAPSPAPENVAALVGERLSLSALHQLGGTLGGYSFVKVVVDRETSAIHFLNDARHSFHAIYIGEEILGVPEERVRAEIDSYNEAFYHAPDRRFLLGILARHPQLLSLETVEVDTMPAALIREFHAFVAEYVDPALPLVFKPANQLQERIVREIPAGELPRVFAHELFSTAPFVALNPGTATGRLRAFRTEAEYRAATLDWTDIIVMDRVPDDVPRLSGIVNARHTTPLSHTNVLATGWQIPNAVQLGALAEVERRGLDGKWVEYTVDGQALSLREIPEPATATPPSWYAQRVTLEQPEADHSPIVHLARLRAADRYRYGTKAANLGELHHVLAHGSQRLLGFYQVPRPPRENLLPYLARLLDVPAGADLTAAARRLLDDRVRVPRGIALPFSLQRRFLESSPRIQQAIGKLKMALELDAREIEPLCVELQTLIRAARMPGALAGEIDSALVSQLAGVRSFVVRSSSNAEDLAGFSAAGIYESLTHVTTAERIFASVKEVWASLVSVRSVRLRRQAGISLDDCYMGVVIQEQVAADFGGVLVTTNPMNRADFRTVYVNVSPRVTDVVEGSALPMQYLYSTVEGGGRTVSLGDAPEDLDEAAHEQLQRLAVAGRLLQGHFSPDYTFDSPVDVEWLADRDHIHLVQLRPYSV from the coding sequence GTGTCCCTGACCGATGTGGTCGCCCCCAGTCCTGCCCCCGAGAACGTCGCCGCCCTGGTCGGCGAACGCCTTTCGCTGTCCGCCCTCCACCAGCTGGGCGGCACCCTCGGCGGCTATTCCTTCGTGAAAGTCGTGGTGGACCGGGAAACCTCGGCGATCCACTTCCTGAACGACGCGCGCCATTCCTTTCACGCGATCTATATCGGCGAAGAGATCCTCGGCGTCCCCGAAGAACGGGTGCGCGCGGAGATCGACTCATACAACGAGGCTTTCTACCACGCACCGGACCGCCGGTTCCTGCTCGGCATTCTCGCCCGGCACCCGCAACTGCTTTCGCTGGAAACGGTCGAGGTCGACACGATGCCGGCGGCGCTGATCCGCGAGTTCCACGCCTTCGTCGCGGAGTACGTCGACCCGGCGCTGCCGCTGGTGTTCAAGCCGGCCAACCAGCTGCAGGAGCGGATCGTCCGGGAGATCCCGGCGGGCGAGCTGCCCCGCGTGTTCGCGCACGAGCTGTTCTCCACGGCGCCGTTCGTGGCGCTGAACCCCGGCACGGCCACCGGGCGGCTGCGCGCGTTCCGCACCGAGGCCGAGTACCGCGCGGCCACGCTGGACTGGACGGACATCATCGTGATGGACCGCGTCCCCGACGACGTCCCGCGGCTGTCCGGCATCGTCAACGCCCGGCACACGACACCGTTGTCGCACACCAACGTGCTGGCCACCGGCTGGCAGATCCCGAACGCCGTCCAGCTCGGCGCCCTCGCCGAAGTCGAGCGCCGCGGCCTCGACGGCAAGTGGGTCGAGTACACAGTGGACGGCCAGGCGCTTTCGCTGCGCGAGATCCCCGAGCCGGCCACGGCGACGCCCCCGAGCTGGTACGCCCAGCGCGTCACGCTGGAGCAGCCGGAAGCCGACCACAGCCCGATCGTGCACCTCGCCCGGCTGCGCGCGGCCGACCGCTACCGCTACGGCACCAAGGCGGCCAACCTCGGCGAGCTGCACCACGTCCTGGCCCACGGTTCGCAGCGCCTGCTCGGCTTCTACCAGGTGCCCCGTCCGCCACGCGAGAACCTGCTGCCCTACCTGGCCCGGCTGCTGGATGTCCCCGCGGGTGCCGACCTGACCGCCGCGGCCCGCCGCCTGCTCGACGACCGCGTCCGCGTACCGCGCGGCATCGCCCTGCCGTTCTCGCTGCAGCGCCGGTTCCTGGAGTCGTCACCGCGGATCCAGCAGGCCATCGGCAAGCTGAAGATGGCGCTGGAGCTGGACGCGCGCGAGATCGAGCCGCTGTGCGTCGAGCTGCAGACGCTGATCCGGGCGGCCCGCATGCCGGGCGCGCTGGCCGGCGAGATCGACTCCGCGCTGGTGTCCCAGCTGGCCGGCGTGCGCTCGTTCGTCGTGCGCAGTTCGTCGAACGCCGAGGACCTCGCCGGGTTCTCGGCCGCCGGGATCTACGAGTCGCTCACCCACGTCACCACCGCCGAGCGGATCTTCGCCAGCGTCAAGGAGGTCTGGGCGTCGCTGGTGTCGGTGCGCAGCGTCCGCCTGCGCCGCCAGGCCGGGATCTCCCTCGACGACTGCTACATGGGTGTGGTGATCCAGGAGCAGGTCGCGGCCGACTTCGGTGGCGTGCTGGTGACGACGAACCCGATGAACCGCGCGGACTTCCGCACGGTGTACGTCAACGTGTCACCCCGCGTCACCGACGTCGTCGAGGGGTCGGCGCTGCCCATGCAGTACCTGTATTCGACGGTCGAGGGCGGCGGCCGCACGGTGTCGCTGGGCGACGCGCCCGAGGACCTCGACGAGGCCGCCCACGAGCAGCTGCAACGGCTCGCCGTCGCCGGCCGCCTGCTGCAGGGCCACTTCTCGCCTGATTACACGTTCGATTCGCCGGTGGACGTCGAATGGCTCGCCGACCGCGACCACATCCACCTCGTGCAGCTGCGTCCGTATTCCGTTTGA
- a CDS encoding MFS transporter yields MLGFRLPAKPAVQRAVRLTYGFQFFFGLLLWVPIFYQYQKLAGLSDGEIFGIQSIYYIVFCLLEIPTGLIADRFDYRTSLTAGAGVLVAANLVPVFLSSYTGFLVHFVLIALARSLVSGAQSAYLYEYLNAHGEGEHYLRVEGVGRAYSLVGKIVYWPVIGLLMTWNLPSPYWLTALNAAVALAFACKLPPIPGGRRIEGKTASLLSGVGGALSTLRSSRWLALLMVQGIAMFTLVRICQVNLFQPILESKSLSVNWYGAVLAAMTVFEALGAARPHRLRRAIGPVGSVFTLTIVMASCLGLLVWAGPFPAVVLLCVFAVATGIAFPVQKQLLNDSIPDSRYRATLLSLESIVDRAVCALVAVALGAYLAAGRLNEFLLLSAVVTCAAMGLLALLLLAVRKHRSDRRVPAARAPEAVSR; encoded by the coding sequence ATGCTGGGCTTTCGCCTGCCCGCGAAACCGGCCGTCCAGCGCGCCGTCCGGCTGACCTACGGGTTCCAGTTCTTCTTCGGCCTGCTGTTGTGGGTGCCGATCTTCTACCAGTACCAGAAGCTGGCCGGGCTCTCCGACGGCGAGATCTTCGGCATCCAGAGCATCTACTACATCGTGTTCTGCCTGCTGGAGATCCCGACCGGCCTGATCGCCGACCGCTTCGACTACCGCACCTCACTGACGGCGGGCGCCGGCGTGCTGGTGGCGGCGAACCTGGTGCCGGTGTTCCTGAGTTCGTACACCGGTTTCCTGGTGCACTTCGTCCTGATCGCCCTGGCCCGTTCGCTGGTGTCCGGCGCGCAGAGCGCGTACCTGTACGAGTACCTGAACGCCCACGGCGAGGGAGAGCACTACCTCCGCGTCGAAGGGGTCGGCCGCGCGTACAGCCTGGTCGGCAAGATCGTGTACTGGCCGGTGATCGGCCTGCTGATGACGTGGAACCTCCCTTCCCCGTACTGGCTGACGGCGCTCAACGCGGCCGTGGCCCTGGCCTTCGCGTGCAAGCTCCCCCCGATCCCCGGCGGCCGTCGTATCGAAGGCAAGACGGCCTCACTCCTGTCGGGCGTCGGCGGCGCGTTGTCCACGCTGCGTTCGTCCCGGTGGCTGGCGCTGCTGATGGTGCAGGGAATCGCGATGTTCACGCTGGTCCGGATCTGCCAGGTGAACCTGTTCCAGCCGATCCTGGAGTCGAAGTCGCTCTCGGTGAACTGGTACGGCGCGGTCCTGGCCGCGATGACGGTCTTCGAAGCCCTCGGCGCGGCCCGCCCCCACCGCCTCCGCCGCGCGATCGGCCCGGTGGGTTCGGTGTTCACGCTGACGATCGTGATGGCGTCCTGCCTCGGCTTGCTGGTCTGGGCAGGCCCCTTCCCGGCCGTGGTGCTGCTGTGCGTCTTCGCGGTGGCGACGGGCATCGCCTTCCCGGTGCAGAAGCAGCTGCTGAACGACTCCATCCCGGACTCCCGCTACCGCGCGACCCTGCTGTCCCTGGAGTCCATTGTGGACCGAGCGGTGTGCGCACTGGTGGCGGTGGCACTGGGCGCGTACCTGGCGGCCGGCCGGCTGAACGAGTTCCTGCTGCTGTCGGCCGTGGTCACGTGCGCCGCGATGGGCCTGCTGGCGCTGCTGCTGCTCGCGGTCCGCAAGCACCGCTCCGACCGCCGGGTCCCGGCGGCCCGCGCACCCGAAGCCGTCAGTCGATGA
- a CDS encoding regulatory protein RecX, translating into MPPAELPPEERYKKAKEICYDLLAVRARTQEELRQALRRKGFDEETSETLLGKLDRAGLVNDAEFAELWVKSRHETQGLSRTALLAELRRKGVDDEVAAQAAGEVDRESEEQMARELVRKRLGSLGNVDEQTALRRLLGFLARKGYPQGLAYTVIKEELREYGAESTLLDDAFID; encoded by the coding sequence ATCCCGCCGGCCGAGCTGCCTCCCGAGGAGCGGTACAAGAAGGCCAAGGAGATCTGTTACGACCTCCTGGCCGTGCGTGCGCGTACTCAGGAGGAGCTCCGGCAGGCCTTGCGCCGCAAGGGGTTCGACGAGGAGACCAGCGAAACCCTGCTCGGCAAGCTCGACCGGGCAGGGTTGGTGAACGACGCGGAGTTCGCGGAGCTGTGGGTCAAGTCCCGGCACGAGACCCAGGGCCTGTCCCGCACCGCGCTGCTGGCCGAGCTGCGCCGCAAGGGCGTCGACGACGAGGTCGCCGCGCAGGCGGCGGGTGAGGTCGACCGCGAGTCCGAGGAGCAGATGGCCAGGGAACTGGTCCGCAAGCGCCTCGGCTCCCTGGGCAACGTCGACGAACAGACGGCGTTGCGGCGGCTGCTCGGCTTCCTGGCGCGCAAGGGCTACCCCCAGGGGCTGGCGTACACCGTCATCAAGGAGGAACTCCGCGAGTACGGCGCGGAGTCCACCCTCCTCGACGACGCGTTCATCGACTGA
- the recA gene encoding recombinase RecA, producing MPAAPDKDKALELALAQIDKQYGKGSVMRLGQDGRAPVSVIPTGAIALDVALGIGGLPRGRVVEVYGPESSGKTTVALHAVANAQRAGGIAAFIDAEHALDPEYAKKLGVDTDALLVSQPDTGEQALEIADMLIRSGALDILVIDSVAALVPRAEIEGEMGDSHVGLQARLMSQALRKMTGAMNNSGTTAIFINQLREKIGVMFGSPETTTGGKALKFYASVRLDVRRIETLKDGGEPVGNRTRVKVVKNKMAPPFKQAEFDILYGVGVSREGSLIDMGVDQGILRKSGAWYTYEGDQLGQGKENARKFLRDNPDIANEIEKRIKEKLGIGAQVDAEAVEAVPAPVDF from the coding sequence ATGCCTGCAGCACCCGACAAGGACAAGGCGCTCGAGCTCGCGCTCGCGCAGATCGACAAGCAGTACGGCAAGGGCTCGGTCATGCGGCTCGGCCAGGACGGCCGCGCGCCCGTCTCCGTGATCCCGACCGGTGCGATCGCCCTCGACGTCGCGCTCGGCATCGGCGGGCTGCCCCGCGGCCGCGTGGTCGAGGTCTACGGCCCGGAGTCCTCCGGTAAGACGACGGTCGCCCTGCACGCGGTGGCCAACGCGCAGCGCGCCGGTGGCATCGCGGCGTTCATCGACGCGGAGCACGCGCTGGACCCGGAGTACGCCAAGAAGCTCGGCGTCGACACCGACGCGCTGCTCGTCTCCCAGCCGGACACCGGTGAGCAGGCGCTGGAGATCGCGGACATGCTGATCCGCTCCGGCGCGCTCGACATCCTGGTCATCGACTCCGTGGCCGCGCTCGTGCCGCGTGCCGAGATCGAGGGCGAGATGGGTGACTCGCACGTCGGCCTCCAGGCCCGCCTGATGAGCCAGGCGCTGCGCAAGATGACCGGTGCGATGAACAACTCCGGCACCACCGCGATCTTCATCAACCAGCTGCGCGAGAAGATCGGCGTCATGTTCGGCTCCCCGGAGACCACGACCGGTGGTAAGGCGCTGAAGTTCTACGCGTCGGTCCGGCTCGACGTCCGCCGCATCGAGACGCTCAAGGACGGCGGCGAGCCGGTCGGCAACCGCACCCGCGTCAAGGTCGTGAAGAACAAGATGGCCCCGCCCTTCAAGCAGGCCGAGTTCGACATCCTGTACGGCGTCGGCGTCTCCCGCGAGGGCTCGCTGATCGACATGGGTGTCGACCAGGGGATCCTGCGCAAGTCCGGCGCCTGGTACACCTACGAAGGCGACCAGCTCGGCCAGGGTAAGGAGAACGCGCGGAAGTTCCTGCGCGACAACCCGGACATCGCCAACGAGATCGAGAAGCGCATCAAGGAGAAGCTGGGCATCGGCGCGCAGGTCGACGCGGAGGCCGTCGAGGCCGTGCCGGCGCCGGTCGACTTCTGA
- a CDS encoding DUF3046 domain-containing protein, whose protein sequence is MRITVFRRLMAEEFGPGRAQVLARDHVLSGLGGRTVDQALTAGIPAKEVWKEVCDAFDVPFERR, encoded by the coding sequence ATGCGGATCACGGTTTTCCGGCGGCTGATGGCCGAGGAGTTCGGCCCCGGGCGGGCCCAGGTACTGGCCAGGGACCACGTCCTCAGCGGGCTCGGCGGGCGCACCGTCGACCAGGCGCTGACCGCGGGAATCCCGGCGAAAGAGGTCTGGAAAGAGGTCTGCGACGCCTTCGACGTACCCTTCGAACGGCGCTGA
- a CDS encoding Hsp70 family protein, with the protein MRILSVDLGTSNTVAVLSAHGMPPRVVEVDGSANMPSAVFATEEGTIMVGRDAERRARLDPTRFEPNPKRRIDEQTLLLGTDVVPVTDALAAILRRVLEETSRQLGGEQPDEVRLTHPAQWGQTRRNVLMSAARLAGVGQNILLVPEPVAAAAHFASFPGKSLAPGQALAVYDLGAGTFDVAVVGATQNGFTVLAEDGLPDLGGLDVDQALMVHVGREVSHSDPQRWQRLLRPESTGDRRTRRALQEDVKAAKEALSRHPQTEVPMPEPFKDVLVTRGELEGLVRPAMLRSVELLSRTLRSSGLSPDRLAGIYLVGGSSRLPLVGAMIAEKLGVVPGSLDQPETAVALGAQHVARDGLGARTQNVEGAVAAGTGPHRPQYAPPPPPPQQYQGYFPPSGPQPMPSNFPAYSPASAASAAEKGEPKSGGKKKLLIGIAAAVVVVLAAGLTFFLTSSSSVATYTADQCRTPGQADGKGLTGCLRQLAGKIADTGDCKPGMGNGPAAPAKSLGVASTCSAPGRAGTQVTYVQGDSADTLKEYTDGLLASAGGDRTEADWGGNGLKGHYSSAAGKTAAVLVFAVSDRPLVGFIYQLNSSDQAQVTTPDTLANYFEASVQPGE; encoded by the coding sequence GTGCGGATCCTGTCGGTGGACCTCGGGACGTCCAACACGGTCGCCGTCCTTTCGGCGCACGGCATGCCGCCCCGGGTCGTCGAGGTGGACGGCTCGGCCAACATGCCCTCGGCGGTGTTCGCCACCGAAGAGGGCACGATCATGGTCGGGCGCGACGCCGAGCGCCGCGCCCGCCTCGACCCGACGCGCTTCGAGCCGAACCCCAAGCGCCGCATCGACGAGCAGACCCTGCTGCTCGGCACCGACGTCGTCCCGGTGACCGACGCGCTGGCCGCCATCCTGCGCCGCGTGCTCGAAGAGACGTCCCGCCAGCTCGGCGGCGAACAGCCCGACGAAGTCCGGCTGACCCACCCCGCGCAGTGGGGCCAGACCCGCCGCAACGTCCTGATGTCCGCCGCCCGGCTCGCCGGCGTCGGCCAGAACATCCTGCTGGTGCCGGAGCCGGTCGCCGCGGCGGCGCACTTCGCGTCGTTCCCCGGCAAGTCCCTCGCGCCCGGCCAGGCGCTCGCGGTCTACGACCTCGGCGCGGGCACCTTCGACGTCGCCGTCGTCGGCGCCACGCAGAACGGCTTCACCGTCCTCGCCGAGGACGGCCTGCCCGACCTCGGCGGCCTCGACGTCGACCAGGCGCTGATGGTGCACGTCGGGCGCGAGGTCTCGCACTCCGACCCGCAGCGCTGGCAGCGGCTGCTGCGGCCCGAGTCCACGGGCGACCGGCGCACCCGGCGCGCGCTGCAGGAAGACGTCAAGGCGGCCAAGGAGGCGCTGTCGCGGCACCCGCAGACCGAGGTGCCGATGCCCGAGCCGTTCAAGGACGTCCTGGTGACGCGCGGTGAGCTGGAAGGCCTGGTCCGGCCGGCGATGCTGCGCAGCGTCGAGCTGCTGTCGCGGACGCTGCGCTCGTCGGGGCTGAGCCCGGACCGGCTGGCCGGCATCTACCTGGTCGGCGGGTCGAGCCGGCTGCCGCTGGTCGGCGCCATGATCGCGGAGAAGCTCGGCGTCGTGCCGGGCAGCCTGGACCAGCCGGAGACGGCGGTGGCGCTGGGCGCCCAGCACGTCGCCCGCGACGGCCTCGGCGCGCGGACGCAGAACGTCGAAGGCGCGGTGGCCGCCGGCACCGGGCCGCACCGCCCGCAGTACGCGCCGCCGCCCCCGCCGCCGCAGCAGTACCAGGGCTACTTCCCGCCCAGCGGGCCGCAGCCGATGCCGTCGAACTTCCCCGCGTACTCGCCCGCCTCGGCCGCCTCGGCCGCCGAGAAGGGCGAGCCGAAGTCCGGCGGGAAGAAGAAGCTGCTCATCGGGATCGCGGCCGCGGTCGTCGTGGTGCTCGCCGCGGGGCTGACCTTCTTCCTGACGTCGTCGTCTTCGGTGGCGACCTACACCGCGGACCAGTGCAGGACGCCGGGCCAGGCGGACGGCAAGGGGCTCACCGGCTGCCTGCGCCAGCTCGCCGGGAAGATCGCCGACACCGGCGACTGCAAGCCGGGCATGGGCAACGGCCCGGCGGCGCCGGCGAAGAGCCTCGGCGTGGCCTCGACCTGCTCGGCGCCGGGCCGCGCGGGCACGCAGGTGACCTACGTCCAGGGCGACAGCGCCGACACGCTCAAGGAGTACACCGACGGCCTGCTCGCCTCCGCGGGCGGCGACCGCACCGAGGCCGACTGGGGCGGCAACGGGCTCAAGGGCCACTACTCGTCCGCGGCGGGCAAGACGGCGGCGGTGCTCGTGTTCGCGGTGTCGGACCGGCCGCTGGTGGGATTCATCTACCAGCTGAACTCGAGCGACCAGGCCCAGGTGACCACGCCGGACACGCTGGCGAACTACTTCGAGGCGAGCGTCCAGCCGGGGGAGTGA
- a CDS encoding four-carbon acid sugar kinase family protein — MPKLLVLGDDLTGSNATGALYARFGLRAVSVNAPLEPDAPCFREDSGIDALVVNLSTRHAPPSHAGQAVRRAIELAGPVELTVKRVDTTLRGNVGVETEAVLASAPAARALVVPAFPDAGRVTLGGLHLVDGVPLAESPAARDPLAPVRSSRVRTLLGPTRRDIAELPLDVVEEGVDAVEAALRCPAGLVVCDATTNRHLTTVAKAAARLAAEGTRWISVDSGPFGVRLAAALGLAPGHDTVPPVLAVVGSITGQTHDQLLETELVLDARYVDVAADRPDPPSIADEAGKLLAAGHRVVGIRTRAPAPGTPIDPAVAARIPPALGEATRLVLGAHRIGGLYATGGDIAVEVTRSLGAEGFEIDTEVLPLAVAGRLSGGPYAGLPFATKGGLIGGRDAAVACLEHLNHVLATGRKNP, encoded by the coding sequence ATGCCGAAGTTGCTCGTCCTCGGGGACGACCTCACGGGCAGCAACGCGACCGGAGCGCTGTATGCCCGCTTCGGGCTGCGCGCGGTGTCCGTCAACGCGCCGCTGGAGCCGGACGCGCCCTGCTTCCGCGAGGACAGCGGGATCGACGCGCTGGTGGTCAACTTGAGTACCCGGCACGCTCCGCCGTCACACGCCGGGCAGGCCGTCCGCCGCGCGATCGAACTCGCCGGGCCGGTCGAACTCACGGTGAAGCGCGTGGACACGACGCTGCGCGGCAACGTCGGCGTGGAGACCGAAGCCGTCCTGGCGTCGGCGCCCGCCGCCCGCGCGCTGGTCGTTCCCGCCTTCCCGGACGCCGGCCGGGTCACCCTCGGCGGCCTGCACCTGGTCGACGGCGTGCCACTGGCCGAAAGCCCCGCCGCGCGCGACCCGCTGGCGCCGGTCCGGTCCTCGCGGGTCCGCACCCTCCTCGGGCCGACGCGCCGCGATATCGCCGAACTGCCGCTGGACGTCGTCGAGGAGGGCGTGGACGCGGTCGAAGCCGCCCTGCGGTGCCCCGCCGGGCTCGTCGTCTGCGACGCCACGACGAACCGGCACCTCACCACCGTCGCCAAGGCCGCGGCCCGGCTGGCGGCCGAAGGCACGCGGTGGATCTCCGTCGACTCCGGGCCGTTCGGCGTCCGGCTGGCCGCGGCGCTGGGCCTCGCACCCGGCCACGACACGGTCCCGCCGGTGCTCGCGGTGGTCGGCAGCATCACCGGCCAGACCCACGACCAGCTGCTGGAAACCGAGCTGGTGCTGGACGCGCGGTACGTCGACGTCGCCGCGGACCGGCCCGATCCGCCGTCCATCGCCGACGAAGCCGGGAAGCTCCTGGCCGCCGGGCACCGGGTCGTCGGCATCCGCACCCGTGCCCCCGCGCCGGGCACCCCGATCGACCCGGCGGTCGCGGCGCGGATCCCGCCCGCGCTGGGCGAAGCGACCCGGCTGGTGCTCGGCGCGCACCGGATCGGCGGGCTCTACGCCACCGGCGGCGACATCGCCGTCGAGGTCACGCGGTCGCTCGGGGCCGAAGGCTTCGAGATCGACACCGAAGTCCTGCCACTGGCGGTGGCCGGACGGCTGTCCGGCGGGCCGTACGCGGGGCTGCCCTTCGCCACCAAAGGCGGGTTGATCGGCGGCCGCGACGCCGCCGTCGCCTGCCTGGAACACCTGAACCACGTGCTGGCCACCGGAAGGAAGAACCCGTGA
- the pdxA gene encoding 4-hydroxythreonine-4-phosphate dehydrogenase PdxA, producing MSDLPLLAVTLGDPVGIGPEITLKTLAEPEALQLARGVAVGDAPVLDRVARHLGLSVEINPIATVADARFTPGVIDVLNLGVVTEDLPWGEVNATAGAAAVGAIEVATRLALAGEVDAVVTAPINKEAIWAAGSRHLGHTEMLGELTGSTRFNTMFWVSGLKIFFATRHLSLREALDRITRENIEHAIREAYTALEVFGTEKPRLAVAALNPHGGENGKFGDEEIVAIAPAVAAARAAGLDVVGPIPADSVFHQGIQGRFDGVLSLYHDQGHIASKTYDFDGTVSVTVGLPILRTSVDHGTAFDIAGTGRASHGTMRAAFKAAATLAPYARKLPAIYPPSVR from the coding sequence GTGAGCGACCTCCCCCTCCTCGCCGTCACCCTCGGCGATCCCGTGGGCATCGGCCCGGAGATCACCCTGAAGACCCTGGCCGAGCCGGAGGCACTGCAGCTGGCGCGCGGGGTCGCGGTCGGCGACGCGCCGGTGCTCGACCGCGTCGCCCGGCACCTGGGCCTGTCCGTGGAGATCAACCCGATCGCCACGGTCGCCGACGCGCGCTTCACCCCCGGCGTGATCGACGTGCTCAACCTCGGCGTCGTCACCGAAGACCTGCCGTGGGGCGAGGTCAACGCGACCGCGGGGGCCGCCGCGGTCGGCGCGATCGAGGTCGCCACCCGGCTCGCGCTGGCCGGCGAGGTCGACGCGGTCGTGACCGCGCCGATCAACAAGGAGGCGATCTGGGCGGCCGGCTCCCGGCACCTCGGGCACACCGAGATGCTCGGCGAGCTGACCGGCTCGACCCGGTTCAACACGATGTTCTGGGTGTCCGGGCTGAAGATCTTCTTCGCCACGCGGCACCTTTCGCTGCGCGAGGCGCTCGACCGGATCACGCGGGAGAACATCGAGCACGCGATCCGCGAGGCCTACACCGCGCTCGAAGTGTTCGGCACGGAGAAACCGAGGCTCGCCGTGGCCGCGCTGAACCCGCACGGCGGGGAAAACGGCAAGTTCGGCGACGAGGAGATCGTCGCGATCGCGCCCGCGGTCGCCGCCGCGCGCGCCGCGGGGCTCGACGTGGTCGGCCCGATCCCGGCGGATTCCGTGTTCCACCAAGGGATCCAGGGCCGCTTCGACGGCGTGCTCTCGCTCTACCACGACCAGGGGCACATCGCGTCCAAGACCTACGACTTCGACGGCACCGTCTCGGTGACGGTCGGCCTGCCGATCCTGCGCACGTCCGTCGACCACGGCACGGCGTTCGACATCGCCGGCACGGGCCGGGCGTCGCACGGCACCATGCGCGCCGCGTTCAAGGCGGCGGCGACGCTGGCGCCGTACGCCCGGAAGCTGCCCGCGATCTACCCGCCGAGCGTCCGGTGA
- a CDS encoding MFS transporter, translating to MIPRKRWAYVIPVAVVMYMLAYLDRTNVAVILPYIGDDFPLSASAKGLASGIFFVGYLVLQIPAAVLAAKWSARKTVLILMIAWSIAAVLCGLVRNETQLHLARLLLGLFEGGVWPAVLILLASWFPQAERARANALWMTCLPISAIIMSPLSGLMLDHMSWRWVFVLQGLPPLLWAVVWWFAVADRPAKARWISAEEREYLETTLKAEEDAKPAFAKQGYRQALANRQVLLLIGIYFFWITGFYGFSLWLPSVVKTMTGGSATAVGFLSAVPYVLALAGMVACAHWSDRTGDRRLAVTLPLLVAIAGLLVGNLVHWPPAVQLILLCVVATGVYMPYGPFWAIPSRLLGIEVVAVAMGLINALGNLGGFAGPYLVGWLTDVTGSATTGFVVLAAFLAVAAGLAFFGLKPAVVEESAHVPAATRHP from the coding sequence GTGATCCCCCGCAAGCGCTGGGCCTACGTCATCCCGGTCGCGGTGGTCATGTACATGCTGGCCTACCTCGACCGCACGAACGTCGCGGTGATCCTGCCCTACATCGGCGACGACTTCCCGTTGTCCGCCAGCGCGAAGGGGCTGGCGAGCGGCATCTTCTTCGTCGGCTACCTCGTCCTGCAGATCCCGGCGGCGGTGCTGGCGGCGAAGTGGAGCGCCCGCAAGACCGTGCTGATCCTGATGATCGCGTGGTCGATCGCGGCGGTGCTGTGCGGGCTGGTGCGGAACGAAACGCAGCTGCACCTGGCCCGGCTGCTGCTCGGGCTGTTCGAAGGCGGCGTGTGGCCCGCGGTGCTGATCCTGCTGGCGTCGTGGTTCCCGCAGGCGGAACGGGCCAGGGCGAACGCGCTGTGGATGACGTGCCTGCCGATCTCGGCGATCATCATGTCGCCGCTGTCCGGGCTGATGCTCGACCACATGTCGTGGCGCTGGGTGTTCGTGCTCCAGGGCCTGCCACCGCTGCTGTGGGCGGTCGTCTGGTGGTTCGCGGTGGCCGACCGGCCGGCCAAGGCCCGGTGGATCTCCGCCGAGGAGCGCGAGTACCTCGAAACGACCTTGAAGGCCGAAGAAGACGCGAAGCCCGCGTTCGCGAAGCAGGGTTACCGGCAAGCGCTGGCGAACCGGCAGGTGCTGCTGCTGATCGGCATCTATTTCTTCTGGATCACCGGCTTCTACGGGTTCAGCTTGTGGTTGCCGTCGGTGGTGAAGACGATGACGGGCGGTTCGGCCACCGCGGTCGGGTTCCTTTCGGCCGTGCCGTACGTCCTCGCACTGGCCGGGATGGTCGCGTGCGCGCACTGGTCGGACCGGACCGGCGACCGGCGGCTCGCGGTCACCCTGCCGCTGCTGGTGGCCATCGCCGGGCTCCTGGTGGGCAACCTCGTGCACTGGCCACCGGCCGTGCAGCTGATCCTGCTCTGCGTCGTGGCGACCGGCGTGTACATGCCGTACGGGCCGTTCTGGGCGATCCCCAGCCGGCTCCTCGGCATCGAGGTGGTCGCCGTGGCGATGGGCCTGATCAACGCCCTCGGCAACCTCGGCGGGTTCGCCGGTCCCTACCTGGTCGGCTGGCTCACCGACGTCACCGGCAGCGCCACCACCGGGTTCGTCGTGCTGGCCGCGTTCCTCGCCGTGGCCGCCGGGCTGGCGTTCTTCGGGCTGAAACCCGCGGTTGTGGAAGAGTCGGCGCATGTCCCAGCCGCGACCAGGCACCCGTGA